AAATATACTTGGGATGAAGATGACTTAGAAGTGCCTTATCCAAAAGGTTTTAATTTAGCAAAATATTTAAATGATGATTTTGAAATTGACGAAGAAAAATTAAAAAAAGATATAAAAGATGAAAAAGTTATTAAAGCTATTTTAACTCATGCAGGAGAAGATGATTTAGATATTGCATCATTTAAATTATCAGTTGCATTTGAAAAAACTGTTGAAGAGTTTAATGAAGAGGTAATGAAAGAATTATATGGCAAAGAAGCTTTAAAAATTGCAAAAGAGTATGGAGTTTATTGGCCAGGAATTGAAGATGCAATTAAAGCTGGATTTATAGATGAGAAATTAAAAGTATTTAAAAAAGATGTTAAAGATAAACATAAACTTATTTATGAAATTTATAAAAAATATTCAAAAATAGATGAAAATTATTGTATTGTGCCTAAAAACGGAAAATTTATAAAACTAACATTAAAAAATATTGCAAATCAAACAATAACAAGTCCAATAAATGGTAAAAAAGACAAGGTAGAAGCTCTTCCTAAATGGAGAGAAGATTTATACGAAGAACCAAAAAATGGCGAAGTAAGACTTGTAATAGGAAGGCATGGATACTTTACTCAAAGCTCACATCCAAACAACTTTTTATTACTTGATTTAATGAACTACAACTATATTTGGATTAATGATGAATTAGCAAAAGAGCTTAACTTAAAATTCAAAGATGAAGTAGAACTTACAAATAGAGAAGGTAAAAAAGTTAGAGGAAAAGTTTATCCAACTAAAAAAATTAGAAAAGATACAATATTTGTAGCAACAGGATTTGGAAGTCAATCAAAACTATTAACACTTGGATATGACAATGGTATATCTCAGGCAGCAATTGCAGAAGACCATATTGACCCATTTATTGGAGCTGCAAGTATGAATGAAACTTTTGTAAAAATAAGAAAGGTGTAAGCCATGGCAAACTATGCAATAGCTCTTGAATATCAAAACTGTATTGATTGTAGAGCATGCGAAGTAGCATGCAAAGATGAAAATGGTGTAATGCTTGGTGCTGATAAACAAAGAATTTGGGTTGGAGTTGTAGAAGGTGGAGAAACTCTAAGTGATTATTTTATGAATTTTTATCCATCTCAATGTAATCACTGTATTGATGCACCTTGTGTAACAGTTTGTCCAACAGGTGCATCTCACTTCGCTGAGGGTGGAATTGTAAAAGTTGATTATGATATGTGTATTATTTGTAAAGGTTGTATGGAAGCTTGTCCATATGACGCAAGATTTGTAGATGAGAGTAGACATGCAGTTGATAAATGTACATTTTGTGATGGAAGAATTCAAGAGTATGGAACTACTGCTTGTAGCGCAACATGTCCTACAAAAGTTAGAACATTTGGTGATTTAGAAGATGAAAATTCTGATATTGTTAAATTATTAAAACAAAGAGAATTTTTCTTATTAAAAGAAGATGAAGCAACACTACCAAAACTATTTTATCTTGTACCACAAGATAAAGAATTTGCAAAAAGAACTCTTGGAGATGGAATTAAAATACATAAATGGGAAGATATAAAACCACTTTATGAAGCAGCTACACAGGCTAAAAAACCTGAGTGGAAAAAAGCGTAAGGAGCTACAATGAGTACTAAATATACACAATGCTGCGGGTTAAATATAAAAAAAGTTAGTTTAAGTGAGCTTTTATTTAATAAAACAATGATTATTGCATTAATATTAATCGCAATAGGAATTGTAGGATGGTATGAAATTTTAACTTTAAGATGGGCACATGATTTTGTAAATGTAAGAGATGTTATAATGAGTGCAGGAAGTAGTGATACTCAATCAATTGCAATGGCACTAAAAGAGCAAATTTTTAATTTAAAAGAAATTGAAGAAGTAAATAAAGCTGAACCATGGGGAATTTTTGTTACTCAATATGTTTATTTACTATATGGGGGTAGTGCTTTAATTTTCTTAACAGCTTTAATGGAACTTTTTAGAGTAAATGTTGCACCAAAAGTTGCAGCAGCACTTATGAGTTTTGGTCTTGCTATGGTATTTGGTGGACTTATTTCAATTTTCACTGACCTTGCAAATCAATTAAATATTTATTGGATGGTACTTAATCCTCAACCACAAAGTGGTATGTGGTTAATGATGCCTTTATATGCAGTTTATATTCCATTTACTTTAATCGAAATTTATTTTCTTATTACAAACAAAAGAGACTTAGCAAGAAAACTTGCAGGAGTACTAATTATTTTAGGAATAATTATTGATATTATTGAATTTTACATCCAAGGATTATTATTTAATCTAAATACTCCAAGACATTTATGGACTGATATTCCACAATTATGGATATACTTCTTAATAACAGGTGCATTAACAGGAATTGGTGGTGCAATTTTATTTGCATTTTTAGGTCTAAAAAACAAACCCTATTTTGATGAATTTATTAAAGTAGCATCAAATATAGGATTAATTACAATTATTTTGGCAGCAATTTACGAAGTTATTAATTTTATGGTAGTAGACCCTAAATGGATAAATTTAATAATTGCTGGAAGTCCAATTAGTTGGATGTATTGGGGATGGATTATTTTAGGTATTGCTATTCCATTTATTACTTTTATTTCTAAAAACAAAAGTCTAATATTAGTTGGAAGCATAAGTTTAATTATTGGTACATTTTTAATGAGGCAAGTATTTATTTATGGTGGTAATATTGTTCCAATGACAGATAGATTTGGCAAAGGACCTGAGGCTACTTCTTTATATAATTTAGCTGAAATTACTCCATATGCATACATTCCTCCTCACACAATGGAAGTTTTGATTGTTATAGGATGTTTAGGTATTGGTCTTGCAGTTTACTCTCTTATTGATTCACTTTTTGATGTAAGAAACATTAACGACAATATAGACCACTAATTCTCTCTCTCCTTTATTCTTTTATAATTTTTTCTTATTACAAATAGCAATTTTTAATAATTTAATCTTATATTAATAAAAAAAGATACTTTTAATCTTTTTTAAGAGTATAATTAATAATAAATTAATACAAAGGAAAAACAATGACAAAAGTTGTAGTATTAGGAGCTGGAATTTCTGGTCATACAGCAGCTTTAAATCTAAAAAGAAAATTAAAAAATAAAGCAGAAGTTATTGTTGTGTCTCCAAACTCTAACTATCAATGGGTTCCATCAAATATATGGGTTGGAACTGGACATATGAAACCAGAACAAGTTTATTTTCCTTTAAAACCTGTATATGATAAAATGAAAATTGATTTTAAACAAGCAAAAGCAATTTCTATTCATCCAGAAGGTGATACAGGTGAGAATAAACCATACGTAACAATTGAATATGTAACTGGTGTTGATGCTGGAAAAAAAGAAAAAGTTTATTATGACTTTTTAATTAACGCCACAGGACCAAAACTAAATTTTGCAGCGACACCTGGTCTTGGACCTGATGAAGGCACTACTACATCAATTTGTAATTATATACATGCAAAACACGCATGGGATGAATTACAAAAAGTAATTGACAAAATGAAAAAAGGACAAAAACAAAAAATTGTTATAGGACTTGGACATGGTGGAGCTACTTGTCAAGGAGCTGCACTTGAATATACCTTAAATGTTGCAAGTTTGATTAAAAATTTAGGTCTTGAAGATATGGCTGATATCAGATATATAACAAATGAATTTTTTATTGGTGATTTAGGTATGGCTGGTGCATATGTCAAAAATGCTGGGTATGTTGCACATACTAAAAATATAATCTCAGCACTATTTTATGAATATGGAATTAGATGGCATCACCAATCAAGTGTATATAAAGTAGAACCTGGAAAAATTTATTATGAAACATATGAAGGTGAAGAACTTACAATGGATTATGATTTTGCAATGTTAATCCCTCCATTTAGTGGTGTTGGAATTACAGCAGTTGGTCCTAATGGAGAAGATTATACTGATAAATTATTTAAACCAAATAAATTAATGATAGTTGATGCAGACTATGAAAGTGCTAAAAAGCCATATCACGAATGGAGTGGAGAAGATTGGCCAAAAAAACTTCAAAATCCAACTTATAAAAACATCTTTGCAATTGGAATAGCCTTTGCACCACCACATACAATATCAAAACCTTTTACAACTAAATCAGGTCGTCCTCTAACACCAGCCCCACCAAGGACAGGTATGCCAAGTGCAGTTATGGGTCATGCAACTGCAATGAATATTGCAGAGTGGATTCTTGAAGGGAAACCATCATTTAGACATAAAGCAAGTATGGCTGAAATTGCAAGTATTTGTGTAGTTTCTATTGGATATGGATTTAGAGGAGTTGCGGGAAGCATGTCAGTTTATCCTACAATTCCAGACTATAAAAAATATCCAGACTTTGGAAGAGATATTAATTACACAATTGGTGAAGTTGGAGTTGCTGGTCATTGGTTTAAATGGCTTATGCATTATCTATTTATGTATAAAGCTAAGGCAAAACCTGGATGGTGGTTAATTCCAGATTAAAAGGAGGAAAAAATGGATACTAAACAACATAAAATAAAAATCCCTTGGAGTGAAAGAGCATATACTGACTGGAATTTTGGTATGTACCCTACTCCATTTGAACAATGGAAAAGAAGATGTGTTATATGGCAGTTTATAAGATTTATTATTTTATCTTTAAAATTCAAAAAAACAGCAGCGGTTAATGAATAATTAAGATAAATTTATGTATAATAAAAAAAATCAAATAAGGAGAATTTATGGCAATAGAAATTACAAAAGAAAACTTTGAAGATATAGTAAAGAATAATAAAGTAGTTGTAGTAGACTTTTGGGCGCCTTGGTGTGGACCTTGTAGAATGGTAGCACCAATTATTGAAGAATTAGCAGAAGAGTATAAAGATAAAGGTGTAGTTATAGGAAAAATCAATACTGATGAGCAACAAGAACTTGCAATGCAATTTGGAATTAGAAGTATTCCAACTATTCTTTTTATCAAAGATGGTGAAATTGTTGACCAAATGGTTGGTGCTGCACCTAAAAACTTCTTTGAAGAAAAAATTAACGCACTATTAGGATAAGAAATTTTTAAAAATAAATTTTTTTATACTTTTAGCTCCTTTTTTGGAGCATTAATGGTAGCTGCATTTTTTTTCTATTATAACTACAAATTTTCTACTTACAAATTTGTCGATTTTAATAAAATAACCCTATATACAAAATCAGATATTTTTGAGCCAAAAAATGAGACTTATTACTTATTACTTTTTAGCTCAAAAATGTCTAATTTAAATGAGCTAATAAAAAAAATCCCAAAGGATGCACCTATTTTAGCAATTGATATCTTTCAACAAAGGAAAAATTATAAAAATATAATATACACAACTGCCGGAATTAATACTATAATTAAACTAATTCAACATTTAAATATTTATGAGGTCCCGGTAGTAGTAAAAATTAAGAGATATAATAAAAAACTCTATAAACAAGATAGCCCTCTTGAAGTTTTAAAATAAAGGAATAAAATGTATGATGTAATTATTATTGGAGGAGGACCAGCAGGACTTAGTGCTGGAATTTATACAAGCAGACTTGGAGGTAAAACTCTTTTGCTTGAAAAATTAACTCCCGGAGGACAAATTACACTAAGCAGTGAAATAGAAAATTATCCTGGTATTTGCGATGTAAAAAGTGGAGTTGAACTTATGGCTTGTTGGCCTAATCAAGCTAAAAAATTTGGATGTGAAATAAAAAGTGAAGAAGCTAAAGAATTGAAAATTGAAAATGGAAAATTTAGAATTATTACCTCAAATAATGAATATAAAGCAAAAGCTGTAATAGTTGCAACTGGGTCTACTCCAAAAAAAGCTGGATTTGAGGGAGAAGATAAATTCATAGGAAGAGGTGTTAGCTATTGTGCTGTGTGTGATGGATTTTTTTATAAAGATAAAGTCGTAGCAGTAATTGGAGGTGGAGATACAGCACTTGAAGAAGCTTTATATTTAAGTCAGATTGCTAAAAAAGTATATTTAATTCATCGAAGAGATAAATTTAGAGCTGCACCAATAACTCAAAAAAAAGTATTTGAAAATGAAAAAATTGAGATAATTTATAATGCAATAGTAAAAAAAGCATATGGAAATAAGTTTTTAGAAGGTATAATTTTACTTCAAAAAAATAAAGAAATTGATTTAAAAGTAGATGGCGTATTTGTTTTTGTAGGAATGAAAGTCAATAATGAACTGATTAAAGATTTAGTAGAGTTAAATGAATATGGAGAAGTAAAAGTAAATTTAAAAATGGAAACTTCTCTTAAAGGTTTATATGCAGCTGGCGATATTAGAGAAGATAGTGTAAAACAGGTAGTTGCAGCAGCAGGAGATGGTGCAACTGCTGGAATTAATGCAATGAAACTAATTCAAAAGGAAGAAGAATGAAATATGGAATTGTTGGTGCAACAGGTAGAGTTGGTAAGTTACTTGTAAAAATATTAAAAGAAGAGAATGAAAAAATTGGTGCAGTAATGTTTAATGGAAAGCAAACAATAAATTTTGATTCTGATACTATAATTACAAACGATGCAGAAGAATTATTAAAAAATTGTGACATAGCAATTGATTTTTCAGCTCCAATTGCAACTGAAAATTTACTTGAAGCAGCAATTAAAAATCCAAAACCTCTTGTAATTGCAACAACAGGACTAAATGAACATCAAAAAAACTTAATGATTGAAGCATCTAAAAAATGCCCTATTTTATACGCTACTAATATGAGCTTAGGAATTGCTATATTAAATAAACTTGTAGCAATGGTTAGTGAAAAATTAAGAGACTTTGATATAGAAATTACCGAACAACATCATAGATATAAAGTTGATGCACCAAGTGGGACTGCCCTAACTCTTGCTGAAAGTTGTGCGAAAGCAAGAGGCCTTAATTTAAAAGATGTAATAGTTACAGGTAGAAGCGGACATGTTGGCCCAAGAAGTAAAGATGAAATAGGAGTTTTTGCAATAAGAGGTGGAGATGTAGTTGGAAGACATACAGTTGGATTTTATAATGATGGAGAATTTTTAGAACTTCACCATACAGCAACAAGTAGAGAAACTTTTGCAAGAGGAGCTATAAAAGTTGCAAAATGGCTTATAAATCAAAAACCAGGACTTTATTCAATAAATGATGCATTAGGATTATAAGGATAAAATATGTGTTCAGTAGTCGGAATTTATGGAAATGAAAATGCAAGTAAATTATGTTTTTATTCACTATTTGCTATGCAACACAGAGGTCAAGAAGCAGCAGGTATATCTTCAAGTGATGGGATACACATAAAAACAGTAAAAGATAGAGGACTTGTTACTCAAATTTTTAAAGAAGAGCATTTCAATATACTAAAAGGAAATATGGCAATTGGTCATACAAGATATTCAACCGCAGGTGATGATTCAATACTTGATGCTCAACCTGTATTTGCAAGATATGGACTTGGGGAAATTTCTATTGCTCATAATGGAAACTTAGTTAATGCAAAAGAGATAAGAGATGAATTAATTAAAATTGGTGCAATATTTCAATCAAATATGGATACAGAAAATTTAATTCATCTTATAGCTAAAAACCATCAAAAACCTACTTTAAAAGAGAGAATTATTGATGCTGTAAAAAAAATAAAAGGTGCTTTTTCATTAGTAATTTTAAGTAGGACTAAAATGTTTGCTATAAGAGACCCTTTTGGATTTAGGCCATTATCTCTTGGAAAAATTAAAAGTGGTGGGTATATTGTAGCAAGTGAAACTTGTGCTTTTGAATTAGTTGGGGCTGAATTTATAAGAGATATTAAACCAGGAGAAATGATAACTTTTGAAAATGGTGAACTAAAAAGTGAGATGATTTTCAATCCAACTCCTAAACAGTGTATTTTTGAATATATCTATTTTGCAAGACCAGATAGTAACATTTTTGGAAAAAATGTTTATAGTATTAGAAAACAAATGGGAAGAGAATTAGCAAAAGAGATGCCAGTAGAAGCTGATATGGTAGTACCAGTACCTGATAGTGGAGTTGCAGCAGCTCTTGGATATTCTGAAGAGAGTGGCATTCCTTTTGAGATGGCTATAATGAGAAATCATTATGTAGGAAGGACATTTATTGAACCAACCCAAGAAATTAGAGATTTAAAAGTTAAAATGAAACTCTCTCCAATCAAACATAAAATTGAAGGAAAAAGACTTGTAGTAATTGATGATAGTATTGTGAGAGGTACGACAAGTAGAAGAATTGTTAGAATGCTAAAAGAAGCTGGCGCAAAAGAAGTTCATATGAGAATAGCATCTCCTGCAACCACAGGTCCTTGTTATTATGGAGTTGATACTCCTACAAAAGAAGAGTTAATAGCTTCTCGCTTATCAACTGATGAAATTGCAAAATATATAGAAGCTGATAGTTTAGCTTATCTTTCAATTGATGGATTAGTTAGGGCTGTAAAAGACAAAAAAGAAAACTACTGCTTTGCTTGTTTTGATGGTAACTACCCTATTTTATAATCTGGACTTTTTTTCTCTTTTTTGTTATAAAGATTTCAAAAAGAGGTGTTATGGATAAACTTTATACATTTGGTAAATATTTAAAGAAAAAATTCAAAACAAAAGTAAAAAAAGTCCCAATTTCTATTCCAGGATTTACTTGTCCTAATATTGATGGAACAGTAGCAAGAGGAGGATGTGTTTTTTGTGAAAATGAGAGTTTTTCGCCAAACTTCCAAAAAGAAAAAACATATTTAAATTTACAATCCAAATCTAACCCTCTTTTGAAAAAACAGCTAAAATCTCTTGAATTTCAATTTTTTAATACTATACCTATATTAAAAAGAGTATATGGTGCTAAAAAATTTATAGTCTATTTTCAAAGTTTTACAAATACATACGCCCCATTTGAAACTCTTAAAATACTCTATGAAAAAGCTCTTAGTTTTCCTGATGTTATTGGAATTAGCATAGGGACAAGGACTGATAGTATAACCCCTCAAACTCTTGAATATTTAGCTAATTTAAGTAAAAAATATGAAGTATGGGTAGAATATGGAATTCAATCTTCAAATAATGAAACCTTAAAAAGAATTAATAGAGGTCACGATTTTGAAAATGTAGTTGAAGTTACTAAAAAAACAAAAGAATTAGGACTTAATGTATGTGGTCATTTAATTTTTGGATTGCCAGGAGAGAATCAAAAAGAGATGTTAAAAAGTGTAGAAGATACAATAAATTTAAATATTGATAGTATTAAATTTCATCCATTATATGTTACAGACAATACTCTTCTTGCAAATGATTACAAAAAAGGATTATTTAATCCTATTAGCGAAAAAGAATATATTGATACTTTAATTAAATCTATAAAAATGTTACCTCAAAATATATCTATTCAAAGAATGACTGCTGGTAGTGAAAATCTTTTAGCCCCTGAGTGGTGTAAAAACAAATCAGTCCAAATTAGTCATATTACACAAGCATTAAAAAAAGCGGGAATAAAAATTAATTAATATAACATTTTGGTGCTTTTTTTGCTTTTTCGTATATTCTTTTTATTATTTTTGAGCTATTTATTTTCTCCATTAAAATATAACTTAGTTTAGGTGTATTTGGTGTATTACAAAGCATAGCTCTAAAAGTATAATAAAGAGCTTTTTTGGGATTTTTATTTTGTAAATTTAATGCTTTTGCATAAAGTAAATATCCAAAATTTGAATCTACTCCTTTTATATATTTAATTTTTCCTGTTATTACATATAATAAATATCTAATTTTTGGAGTTATTTTAGCTTTTTTTAATATTTTTAATGCTTGATATTTTTTACCATTTTGATAAAGAAATTTTGCAAATTTATATTTTGAATCTTTAAGATTATATTTAATTGCTAATTTATATAAATAAATAATTTTTTTATAATATATATTATTTATATTTAAACTCTCATACATAGAAATTAATTTATTAATCGCTTGCTTATATCCTAATTCTAATGCATTCATATAATATTTTTCTGCTATTTTAGGATTAACTTCTACATTAAATCCATTTGCATAAATATCTCCAAGTGTAATATTACTTACAATATCATCTCTATTTTTTAAATAATCAATCGCTTCTTTAAATTTATTTTTATCATCAATAAATCTTTTTAAAATCATTATATAATAATACTCTTTACCATTAAAATCATTTTGTTTATATAATTTTTCAAGCCAATTTTTAAGTTTATTATATTCACAATTTTGTTTATAAAATTTTGCAATACTCAATTCAGCCACTCTGTTATTCATCTGAGAATAATAATAATTGATAGTCAAATATTTTGTTTGCATTTTTAAATAATCATTATAAAAATTTGCTATTTTTAAATCTTCGCTTGGAATATAAAAAGGTTTTTTTTCTAAACTACAAGCTTTATAATAAAAATCAACGCTCTTACTTTTAGGAAGAAAAATTTCTTTTGAATATAGACTTCCCATATAGTTTAAAGCTAAAATATTATTTTGCTTTACATAATATTCCAAAATTTTCTTATTATTTTCAATATCTTTACCTATAATTATTTCTTGATATGCTTTTTCAATAATTGCTGGAGTAAACTTCTCTTTTGTTAAATAATCCAAATATTCAAAATTAACTTTATTTTCAAACCTTTTTTCATATTGATATAAATGCCAAATAGCCAAAACATTATTTATGTTTTTATACCATAAATATATCTCTTTTGCTTTTTTATATGAATTAAGATATAAATATTTTTCATAAATTTTTGCTAATATAAGTTTCGACTCTATATCTTTTTGTGATTTCAAAAATGATACTACCTCATTTAAGTCCATTTTGGAATATGTTGTTAGAGAATTTTCAAAAGTATTATCTTCTATATCAAGTCTTATAATTTTGTAAATAGCTTTTTTCAATCCAAGTTTATATGAAAGATTATAGGCTTTTATCACATTTTTTCTTGAAAACAAATCATTAAATTTATAAATCTTTAACTTTTTATAAAAAAATTCCTTAGGTGCTCTAAATTTTGAAGAACTACACCCATAATTCATAAGTTTTTCATTTTTAACCATTTCATTATATAAATAATTACCAAGATAATATGCAGCCCATTTATCTTTATATGCTACTTGTTTTAATAATTTATATCCCTTTTCTTCTTGTCCATTCTTTATATAAAAAATTCCCAAATAAACAGTAGCAGGATAATAGTTTTGTATATGAGCTTTTATTAAATAACTAATCCCCAGTTTAATATTTTTATAAAGACTATCTTTTAAATAAAACTTTGCAAGCATCGTAAGTAATTTAGGATTATTAGATTGTTTAGCATATTTATTTAATTTATTTAAATGCTGTTTTTGTATTTTAAAGGAGTCTATTTTAGTAATAATATCAATATAATTTTTGAAATCTTTAAGATTAAAATATCCAAATTTTGATAAATCATACCATTTTAAAGCCTGTTTATAATTATTTTCTTTATAATATGAATCTGCTATGATAATAGAACTTTTTAAAATTCCATTTTTATATGCTATTAATGCATATTTTCTTTCAATATATGGAGGCTTTTGTACTTTTTCTTCATAAATTAACTTTGCTACTTTATATGCTTCTTTTGGAAATCCTTTTTTTGCAAAGGGTTCTAAATTTTTATATGCTAAATAATAATTCTTTTCCTTATAATATAAATTACCTAATTTTTTATTAGCACAACCTACAATAAAAAAACTCACTAAAAATATAAATAATATTTTCTTACTCATCTAAACCCCTATTTCCAATAGTGTCTGTAATTTAAAAAAATTCTATAAGCATTTTTATTTTCTAAATAATCGTATGCATTTCCGCCAATAAAATAACCTAATCCTAATTTAAATTTGTCACTTTTAGAATTTAAATATTGATAAATTATATTAAACTCTTCACCTAAGTGTTTGCTCTTTCCATTTGTTTCAAATAAATAAGTTGTATTATAATTGTTTATACTTTTCTTATTTTGTTGGTAACTATTTAATAATGCAATTAATGTCTCAAAATTATTAATATTATATATCCAATACAAACTAAAAATATTAATATTTTCTAAAATAGGATTAAAAATCATCCCATAATAATGAAAATTGATATTTCTTTGTAAAAAGTTAGAATAATTAGTTGCGATGAGTGGTTGAGTAAATTTATGTTGTCCATAAGCAAAATTAACTCCTAAGCCATTTTTGTAATTTATAAAATATATACCTCCCACATCTAAACCATAGCCATTAAATTTTTTTGAATAATTCAAATAATCCCGTTTTCCATTTGCATATCCTATATTAAGCCAATATTTAATTTTAGATTTTTCCCCGTGTGCATACACTCCTATATAGTTTCCTCTTTGTTTATTAAAAGTATCTTTTGGATTAGCATCTTCATATATATAGTAAATCCCTGCGTTATTCTTATAATAAAATTCATAATTTATATGAGAAATTAAATAGCCAGAGTTTTTAATATTAGCTTTTGAAGAGTTTTCATTTGTAATAATATTATTATTTATTCTTGTTGCTCCAACAATTTCAAAAGTTAATAAACTATTTTCATTAAATAATTTAACCTCATCTAAACTATTATCAAACCACCAAGATTTAAAATCTTTTGTCTTTTTTCTACCAATTAGAATATCTAAATAGTTACACATTAAACAATAACTTCTAAAATAAAGTTCATTAACATCTAAATAAATATTATTACTTTTATTACCACTAATATTTTTTCTGGATAATATGATTCTATCATCTGTAAAAAATTTCCAGTTATCAAAAAAATATCTTTCATACATTAACCCAAATTTTATATTTTCATTATCACCTTTTTTTTGATATTCATTTTTTTGACCTTTATACAAATTGCCATATAAATCAATATAATATAATATGTTAGTGGTAGAAGGAAATTTACAATAAAAATCATAATATTTAGATTTATTATTTTCATTTACTTTCGTATTTTTAGATATACTAACATTACCTGAGGTTTTATTTTTTTCTAAATTTTTTACTTCTAAATACTTTTTTATTTTAATATTTATTTTATTTATAATTTTTGTTTTATTAATCTCCCAGTTATATTTTTTAGTTTTAATACATCCACATTCATTTTTGCAATGTATTAGCATTTTAGTATTATTTTTATTAACAATTTTCTGTTGCTTGTTTATTTTGTAAGGATATAAAATTTTCCCTAAATTTGGATTATATTTAATAATTAAAGGATATTTATAATATTTTTTTACTTTTTTTAAAAACTCTTTTGCTTCTTTATATG
This Caminibacter mediatlanticus TB-2 DNA region includes the following protein-coding sequences:
- a CDS encoding alginate export family protein; the protein is MRILIIILISSFLFSAQYSIIAFSTKNFNLKAAKLFIKRFPHGIVKQYTRFVEYKIEPFNSYKEAKEFLKKVKKYYKYPLIIKYNPNLGKILYPYKINKQQKIVNKNNTKMLIHCKNECGCIKTKKYNWEINKTKIINKINIKIKKYLEVKNLEKNKTSGNVSISKNTKVNENNKSKYYDFYCKFPSTTNILYYIDLYGNLYKGQKNEYQKKGDNENIKFGLMYERYFFDNWKFFTDDRIILSRKNISGNKSNNIYLDVNELYFRSYCLMCNYLDILIGRKKTKDFKSWWFDNSLDEVKLFNENSLLTFEIVGATRINNNIITNENSSKANIKNSGYLISHINYEFYYKNNAGIYYIYEDANPKDTFNKQRGNYIGVYAHGEKSKIKYWLNIGYANGKRDYLNYSKKFNGYGLDVGGIYFINYKNGLGVNFAYGQHKFTQPLIATNYSNFLQRNINFHYYGMIFNPILENINIFSLYWIYNINNFETLIALLNSYQQNKKSINNYNTTYLFETNGKSKHLGEEFNIIYQYLNSKSDKFKLGLGYFIGGNAYDYLENKNAYRIFLNYRHYWK
- a CDS encoding TIGR01212 family radical SAM protein (This family includes YhcC from E. coli K-12, an uncharacterized radical SAM protein.) → MDKLYTFGKYLKKKFKTKVKKVPISIPGFTCPNIDGTVARGGCVFCENESFSPNFQKEKTYLNLQSKSNPLLKKQLKSLEFQFFNTIPILKRVYGAKKFIVYFQSFTNTYAPFETLKILYEKALSFPDVIGISIGTRTDSITPQTLEYLANLSKKYEVWVEYGIQSSNNETLKRINRGHDFENVVEVTKKTKELGLNVCGHLIFGLPGENQKEMLKSVEDTINLNIDSIKFHPLYVTDNTLLANDYKKGLFNPISEKEYIDTLIKSIKMLPQNISIQRMTAGSENLLAPEWCKNKSVQISHITQALKKAGIKIN